A region of Tachyglossus aculeatus isolate mTacAcu1 chromosome X4, mTacAcu1.pri, whole genome shotgun sequence DNA encodes the following proteins:
- the TAL2 gene encoding T-cell acute lymphocytic leukemia protein 2 codes for MTRKFFTNSRERWRQQNVNSAFAKLRKLIPTHPPDKKLSKNETLRLAMRYINFLVKVLGEQGLQQTGVASRGSLLGLFQQAPHLQGMEELTLLEDGVMSFPEPTSHIAGGWFQSFKDCGVNFNNFLNVPFTIKVEGLQSLENWSKYEDDLCPNF; via the exons ATGACTAGAAAGTTCTTCACGAATTCCAGGGAGCGGTGGAGGCAGCAGAACGTCAACAGCGCCTTTGCCAAACTGAGGAAGCTTATTCCTACTCACCCGCCAGACAAAAAGCTGAGCAAGAATGAAACTCTCAGACTGGCGATGAGGTACATCAACTTCCTTGTCAAGGTCTTGGGGGAACAAGGCCTGCAGCAAACAGGTGTGGCATCACGGGGGAGCCTTTTGGGGCTGTTCCAGCAAGCACCCCACTTGCAGGGCATGGAGGAACTGACTCTATTGGAGGACGGTGTGATGTCTTTCCCTGAGCCGACCAGTCACATAGCAGGGGGCTG GTTTCAAAGCTTTAAAGATTGTGGAGTGAATTTCAATAATTTTCTGAACGTGCCTTTCACCATTAAGGTTGAGGGTCTACAGAGCCTAGAAAACTGGTCCAAATATGAGGATGACCTTTGCCCCAACTTTTGA